One genomic region from Campylobacter sp. RM16189 encodes:
- the serB gene encoding phosphoserine phosphatase SerB, with amino-acid sequence MIKLCVFDFDSTLMDGETIDFLAEACKVGDEVSKITKMAMAGELDFFESLTKRVAYLKGLELSIVDEICENLPLMNGAFDLIDHLKSKGIKVVVFSGGFHSGTDRAQKKLKFDASFANILHHKDGRLTGLVGGEMMFGFSKGIMMQSLQSLLGISKEETMSVGDGANDLSMFEHSNIKIAFCAKEILRAKATHCVDTKDLREIIKLV; translated from the coding sequence TTGATAAAGCTTTGTGTATTTGATTTTGACTCCACGCTTATGGATGGAGAGACTATAGATTTTTTGGCGGAGGCTTGCAAGGTAGGCGATGAGGTAAGTAAGATAACCAAGATGGCTATGGCTGGAGAGCTTGATTTTTTCGAGAGTCTTACTAAAAGAGTTGCTTATTTAAAGGGTCTTGAGCTTTCTATTGTTGATGAAATTTGTGAAAATTTACCGCTTATGAACGGTGCTTTTGATCTTATAGATCATTTAAAAAGTAAAGGCATAAAAGTTGTAGTCTTTAGTGGCGGATTTCATTCCGGCACGGATAGGGCGCAAAAGAAGCTTAAATTTGACGCATCTTTTGCCAATATTTTACACCATAAAGACGGTAGACTTACTGGGCTTGTTGGTGGCGAGATGATGTTTGGCTTTTCCAAAGGAATTATGATGCAAAGCCTGCAAAGCCTGCTTGGTATTAGCAAGGAAGAAACTATGAGCGTGGGAGATGGAGCTAACGATCTATCGATGTTTGAGCACTCGAATATAAAAATAGCCTTTTGCGCAAAAGAGATTTTAAGAGCCAAAGCCACTCATTGCGTGGATACAAAAGATCTAAGAGAGATTATAAAACTAGTATAG
- a CDS encoding transaldolase: MFNNDVKFSLWCDFIERDFLDNEFVKLINSNTINGATSNPAIFKSAFLTSPAYKSTIKENERRHEKQIYEILAVQDIKIAADRLIQNYANDDDGFVSIEVDPNLCNDTQGTIEEGVKLFNTVMMPNVMIKIPATNAGFDAMSALMARGIPVNATLIFSPDQAIKCLDAFEIGTKEYQKKFPNTKNPKGVISIFVSRFDRLLDEVMREKSLPAGQIGIMNATKIYTIIQNRNLENVRALFASTGVKGDDLRKDYYIRELMYENSINTAPLDTIKAFIKQKSEPKEAVSEDSIERFFEVVSRAGIDMNRVYKELLSDGLKQFLQAYDDIMKALKQE; this comes from the coding sequence ATGTTTAATAATGATGTTAAATTTTCACTTTGGTGTGATTTTATAGAGCGAGATTTTTTAGATAATGAATTTGTAAAACTTATAAATTCCAATACTATAAATGGAGCAACTTCAAATCCCGCTATATTTAAATCAGCCTTTTTGACCTCTCCTGCTTATAAGAGCACAATTAAAGAGAATGAAAGAAGACATGAGAAGCAAATTTATGAAATTTTAGCCGTGCAGGATATTAAAATCGCTGCAGATAGGCTTATTCAAAACTATGCCAATGACGATGATGGATTCGTTAGTATCGAAGTAGATCCAAACTTATGCAACGATACGCAAGGCACTATCGAAGAAGGAGTTAAGCTGTTTAATACGGTTATGATGCCAAATGTTATGATTAAAATTCCTGCTACCAATGCAGGGTTTGATGCTATGAGCGCTTTGATGGCTAGAGGAATTCCTGTAAATGCCACTCTTATATTTTCTCCAGATCAGGCTATTAAGTGCCTTGATGCTTTTGAAATAGGCACCAAAGAGTATCAAAAAAAATTCCCAAATACAAAAAATCCAAAGGGTGTAATAAGTATATTTGTAAGCAGATTTGATAGGCTTCTTGATGAAGTGATGCGAGAAAAATCTCTTCCTGCCGGACAAATAGGTATAATGAATGCTACTAAAATTTACACAATCATACAAAATAGAAATTTAGAAAATGTTAGAGCACTTTTTGCAAGTACTGGCGTAAAAGGAGATGATTTAAGAAAAGATTATTATATAAGAGAGCTGATGTATGAAAACTCTATAAATACAGCTCCGCTTGATACCATTAAGGCTTTTATAAAGCAAAAGAGCGAGCCTAAAGAGGCGGTTAGCGAGGATAGTATAGAGAGGTTTTTTGAGGTTGTCTCTAGAGCCGGCATAGATATGAATAGGGTATATAAAGAGCTTTTAAGCGATGGTCTTAAACAGTTTTTGCAGGCTTATGACGATATAATGAAGGCGTTAAAGCAAGAATAA
- a CDS encoding chemotaxis protein CheW, whose protein sequence is MNDKLNQVLKRQKKQMADPSEKDRDEVIQLVGFIVGEEEYAIPILNIKEIIKPIEYTRVPSVPDYVLGVFNLRGSVIPLIDLRKKFALGSVKPGPSTRYIVMKDEENVAGFVIDRLTEAIRIKRNRIDPPPETLIKDKGMIYGIGKRDQNILTILKVEALLKRDF, encoded by the coding sequence ATGAATGACAAATTAAATCAGGTTCTAAAAAGACAAAAAAAACAGATGGCTGATCCAAGCGAGAAGGATAGAGACGAAGTAATCCAGCTTGTCGGGTTTATCGTAGGCGAAGAGGAGTATGCTATACCTATTTTAAATATAAAAGAGATTATTAAGCCTATTGAGTATACTCGCGTGCCAAGCGTTCCAGATTATGTCCTAGGCGTATTTAATCTAAGAGGAAGCGTTATCCCTCTTATAGATTTAAGAAAGAAATTCGCTCTTGGCTCGGTTAAGCCTGGCCCAAGCACTAGGTACATAGTAATGAAAGATGAGGAAAATGTGGCAGGCTTTGTCATAGACAGGCTAACGGAAGCCATTAGGATAAAAAGAAATAGGATAGATCCGCCGCCTGAGACTTTGATTAAAGACAAGGGTATGATATACGGCATAGGCAAAAGAGATCAAAATATACTTACGATTTTAAAAGTCGAAGCTCTTTTAAAGCGTGATTTTTAA